The following proteins are encoded in a genomic region of Micrococcaceae bacterium Sec5.8:
- a CDS encoding helix-turn-helix domain-containing protein, with protein sequence MIPRPANHDADRPTAAAIGLLAERGYDGTSVEELADAAGMSRSTFFRKFGSKEDVVFADHERILGLVTERLAESTQEPLAAIEGAALLVFNHHLRNRETSRARHGLMLSVPALRDRELVTSHRYERAFLLHLMDRLPDGAHREHTAVAFAAATVAVHNAFLRQWLRTPPDSTEDATADRTRSAALAVELRAISDLFRPALLGTAPPARAAPSVVVTVLAAGADREAIVQAVRDALP encoded by the coding sequence ATGATCCCGCGCCCCGCTAACCACGACGCCGACAGGCCGACTGCCGCGGCCATCGGGTTGCTGGCCGAACGGGGCTATGACGGCACATCCGTGGAGGAACTCGCGGACGCGGCCGGCATGAGCCGCAGTACCTTCTTCAGAAAATTCGGTTCGAAGGAAGATGTCGTCTTTGCCGACCACGAGCGCATTCTCGGACTGGTCACCGAGCGCCTTGCGGAGTCGACGCAGGAACCGCTCGCGGCCATCGAGGGCGCGGCCCTGCTGGTCTTCAACCACCACCTGCGGAACCGCGAAACCTCCCGCGCCCGGCATGGACTCATGCTGTCCGTTCCGGCGCTCCGGGACCGTGAGTTGGTCACCTCGCACCGCTATGAGCGCGCCTTCCTGCTCCATTTAATGGACAGGCTGCCCGACGGCGCGCACCGTGAACATACGGCGGTGGCGTTCGCGGCAGCTACGGTTGCCGTCCACAACGCCTTCCTCCGCCAGTGGCTCCGCACACCGCCGGACAGCACAGAAGATGCCACCGCAGACCGGACCAGATCCGCGGCCCTGGCGGTCGAACTACGCGCCATCTCCGATCTGTTCCGGCCCGCACTGCTCGGCACCGCACCCCCCGCCCGGGCTGCGCCGTCCGTCGTCGTGACAGTACTGGCAGCCGGCGCCGACCGGGAAGCGATCGTCCAGGCGGTCCGTGACGCACTCCCCTGA
- a CDS encoding heme-copper oxidase subunit III, with protein sequence MVSVGTVVWLSSELMFFAGLFAMYFTLRSTSGQMWAEETAKLNFPFALVNTIVLVASSFTCQMGVFAAERLQPRRSGGLLSFTRWGMNEWFTLTFIMGSFFVAGQATEYAMLVSEHVSLSSNAYGSAFYMTTGFHGLHVIGGLIAFLLIMGRSFAAKKFGHFEATSAIVTSYYWHFVDVVWIGLFLVIYVLK encoded by the coding sequence ATGGTTTCTGTTGGAACCGTGGTCTGGCTCTCCAGTGAGTTGATGTTCTTCGCCGGTCTCTTCGCCATGTACTTCACACTCCGTTCGACTTCCGGACAGATGTGGGCCGAAGAGACAGCCAAGCTCAACTTCCCCTTTGCGCTCGTCAACACGATCGTCCTCGTGGCCAGTTCCTTTACGTGCCAGATGGGCGTTTTCGCCGCTGAGCGGCTTCAGCCGCGTCGAAGCGGCGGCCTCCTCAGCTTCACCCGCTGGGGAATGAACGAGTGGTTCACCCTCACGTTCATCATGGGCTCGTTCTTCGTTGCCGGCCAGGCAACTGAATACGCCATGCTGGTCTCCGAGCACGTTTCACTCTCCTCCAACGCCTATGGTTCGGCGTTTTACATGACCACGGGCTTCCACGGCCTGCACGTCATCGGCGGTCTGATTGCCTTCCTTCTGATCATGGGCCGCTCCTTCGCAGCGAAGAAGTTCGGCCACTTCGAAGCAACCTCAGCGATCGTCACCTCGTACTACTGGCACTTCGTCGACGTCGTCTGGATTGGCCTCTTCCTGGTCATCTACGTCCTCAAGTAG
- a CDS encoding phytase: protein MDSSLSRPDLPPGAAPAGPIAAAVRETDDFAGSGDIADDSAVWVDPAAPANSVVIADNKAKSGGGIAVFDMGGKLLQFRPDGMIGNVDLRGGFPSSGSTIVLVGGNNRSDNTVALWSLDTATRTLSPVAARSIGTVAPNYGFCMYHSKASGKFFAFVTPNGPGSIQQFELADDGAGKVDATLVRTLPISSITESCVADDDLGYLYVGQEDVGIWKYGAEPDAGAARTSVDTVGAGRLEADIEGMGLTYGPDGAGYLFVSSQANSTIAIYNRSGNNAFLKTFEVSGTGSVDAVTGTDGLDVTAQNAGPQFEQGLLVVHDESNSGGATSNLKYVPLSAVLR from the coding sequence ATGGACTCCTCGCTCTCCCGGCCGGATCTGCCACCCGGCGCCGCTCCCGCCGGTCCCATTGCAGCGGCGGTCCGTGAAACCGATGACTTTGCGGGATCCGGCGACATCGCCGACGACTCCGCTGTCTGGGTCGATCCAGCGGCGCCGGCGAACAGTGTGGTCATTGCCGATAACAAAGCAAAGTCGGGCGGCGGCATCGCTGTCTTCGATATGGGCGGAAAGCTCCTCCAGTTCAGGCCGGACGGCATGATCGGCAACGTGGACCTGCGAGGCGGGTTCCCGTCGTCGGGGTCCACGATTGTTCTGGTCGGCGGGAACAACCGCTCCGACAACACGGTGGCGCTCTGGTCCCTGGACACCGCAACGAGGACCCTGTCGCCGGTCGCTGCCCGCAGCATCGGGACCGTGGCGCCCAACTATGGGTTCTGCATGTACCACAGCAAGGCCAGCGGCAAGTTCTTCGCTTTCGTGACGCCCAATGGTCCAGGCTCGATCCAGCAATTTGAGTTGGCGGACGACGGCGCCGGCAAGGTTGATGCCACCCTCGTTCGGACACTGCCGATCAGCAGCATCACCGAAAGCTGCGTCGCCGACGATGACCTTGGGTACCTCTACGTCGGCCAGGAGGACGTCGGGATCTGGAAGTACGGAGCGGAACCGGACGCGGGGGCGGCCCGTACGTCGGTCGACACTGTGGGGGCAGGCAGGTTGGAAGCGGACATTGAGGGCATGGGTCTTACTTACGGTCCGGACGGAGCCGGTTACCTCTTCGTGTCCAGCCAGGCAAACTCCACCATCGCCATCTATAACCGCTCCGGAAACAACGCGTTCCTCAAGACCTTCGAGGTGTCCGGTACCGGATCAGTCGACGCCGTGACTGGAACGGACGGGTTGGACGTCACCGCCCAGAACGCCGGACCGCAGTTCGAGCAGGGTCTGCTGGTAGTGCATGACGAATCGAACTCCGGCGGCGCGACGTCCAATCTCAAGTACGTTCCCCTCAGCGCGGTTCTCCGCTGA
- a CDS encoding acetyl-CoA C-acyltransferase: MNQDANIPVILGGARTPFGRFRGGLTPLSSSELGAHAIRAALERTGVAPEQIGAVIVGQVIQAGAGQGPARQASLAAGIGWDVPTVTINKLCLSGLTAVIDAARMIRAGEADFIVAAGQESMTNAPHLVPGLRAGVVIGDAPMLDSLNHDGLQDPVSGALMGAATDAGNAERGIARAEQDAVAARSHQRSAAARAAGVLAEEIAPIQVPQRKGPAVTLEHDEGIRPDTTEESLAQLRPAFSKEETATITAGSSSPLSDGAAALVIASKAAAEAAGLEWIAEIGAHGQTAGPDGSLHSQPARAIERALKLEGLTAQELDLIEINEAFASVLIQSANDLGIAVDDVNAEGGAIALGHPVGASGARLVLHQALALKRRGGGTGVVALCGGGGQGDALILKA; the protein is encoded by the coding sequence GTGAACCAAGACGCCAACATCCCCGTCATCCTTGGCGGCGCCCGCACGCCGTTCGGACGCTTCCGCGGCGGCCTCACGCCCCTCTCCTCCAGCGAACTGGGTGCCCACGCCATCCGGGCCGCGCTGGAACGGACCGGAGTGGCCCCGGAACAAATCGGCGCCGTCATCGTGGGCCAGGTCATCCAGGCCGGCGCCGGCCAAGGGCCCGCCCGCCAGGCCAGTCTGGCCGCGGGCATCGGCTGGGATGTGCCGACCGTGACCATCAACAAGCTCTGCCTGTCCGGCCTCACGGCCGTCATCGACGCCGCCCGGATGATCCGGGCCGGGGAAGCGGACTTCATCGTCGCGGCCGGCCAGGAATCGATGACCAACGCTCCCCACCTCGTCCCCGGGCTCCGCGCCGGCGTCGTCATCGGCGACGCTCCGATGCTGGACTCCTTGAACCACGACGGCTTGCAGGATCCGGTGAGCGGTGCGCTCATGGGCGCGGCCACCGACGCCGGCAACGCCGAGCGCGGCATTGCCCGCGCCGAACAGGACGCGGTCGCCGCCCGCTCCCACCAGCGCTCCGCAGCGGCCCGCGCAGCCGGGGTGCTCGCAGAAGAGATCGCGCCAATCCAGGTGCCCCAGCGCAAGGGTCCGGCCGTAACCCTCGAACACGATGAGGGTATCCGCCCCGACACCACTGAAGAGTCCCTGGCGCAACTCCGCCCGGCGTTCTCGAAAGAGGAGACGGCAACCATTACCGCCGGCTCATCCTCCCCGCTCTCCGACGGCGCCGCAGCGCTGGTGATCGCCAGCAAAGCGGCGGCCGAGGCGGCAGGGCTCGAGTGGATCGCCGAAATCGGCGCGCACGGCCAGACAGCGGGGCCCGATGGTTCCCTGCATTCCCAGCCCGCCCGCGCGATCGAACGCGCCCTGAAACTGGAAGGACTCACCGCCCAGGAACTCGATCTCATCGAGATCAACGAAGCCTTCGCGTCGGTCCTCATCCAGTCCGCCAACGACCTCGGAATCGCCGTCGACGACGTCAACGCCGAAGGCGGCGCCATCGCCCTCGGACACCCGGTCGGAGCCTCGGGCGCCCGACTCGTCCTGCACCAGGCGCTGGCGCTCAAACGCCGCGGCGGCGGCACCGGCGTCGTCGCTCTCTGCGGCGGAGGCGGCCAGGGCGACGCCCTGATCCTCAAAGCATGA
- a CDS encoding DUF3054 domain-containing protein has translation MHPATPPHPPATGNGSGASARRSAVLAACADAALIVLFAAIGRDAHQRGEIITGVLSTAWPFLAGAALSWLTLRLWRSPLALWPAGVAVWLGTVTLGMLLRALTGQTVVLPFVIVALLSLGLLLLGYRLVAAGVRRVQARRSRA, from the coding sequence ATGCATCCCGCCACTCCCCCGCACCCACCCGCCACCGGCAATGGATCAGGAGCCTCGGCCCGCCGGTCCGCGGTGCTGGCTGCGTGTGCCGACGCCGCGCTGATCGTCCTGTTCGCGGCGATCGGCCGGGACGCCCATCAGCGCGGAGAGATCATCACCGGTGTGCTGTCCACGGCCTGGCCGTTCCTGGCAGGAGCGGCGCTGTCCTGGCTGACATTGCGGCTATGGCGGTCGCCGCTGGCGCTCTGGCCGGCCGGTGTCGCCGTCTGGCTGGGCACGGTAACTCTCGGGATGCTCCTGCGGGCCCTTACCGGGCAGACGGTAGTGCTGCCGTTCGTCATTGTGGCGCTCCTCAGCCTCGGACTCCTGCTGCTCGGATATCGCCTTGTAGCCGCAGGGGTACGGCGGGTGCAGGCACGCCGCAGCAGGGCGTGA
- the trpD gene encoding anthranilate phosphoribosyltransferase, producing MTSQASVQAAGNTWPRLIKALMDGTNLTAGNTEWAMNSIMSGDATPVQVAGFLVALRSKGETVDELVGLVEAMIAHASRIDIVGEKLDIVGTGGDQQNTVNISTMAALIAAGAGAKVVKHGNRAASSTSGSADVLEALGVRLDLPIPRVALNAEEAGITFCFAQVFHPSMRHAAVARRELGVPTAFNFLGPMINPAHVQASAVGVANERMAPLVAGVLAKRGSRGLVFRGNDGLDELTTTGPSRVWEIRQGSVTEQMFNPRELGIRQATLAELRGGDAAANAAVVRSVLSGAHGPARDAALLNAAAGLVAFDLDAVGPFSGRMAAAFKRAEHSIESGAASAVLDRWVALSRS from the coding sequence GTGACTTCTCAGGCATCTGTACAGGCGGCAGGCAATACATGGCCGCGGCTCATCAAGGCACTCATGGACGGGACCAACCTCACGGCCGGAAACACGGAGTGGGCGATGAACTCGATCATGAGCGGGGATGCTACCCCCGTGCAGGTCGCCGGCTTCCTGGTCGCCCTGCGGTCCAAGGGTGAGACCGTCGATGAACTTGTCGGACTGGTCGAAGCGATGATCGCGCACGCGAGCCGCATTGACATTGTCGGGGAGAAGCTGGACATCGTCGGAACCGGCGGAGACCAGCAGAACACTGTGAACATTTCCACCATGGCCGCGCTGATAGCAGCCGGCGCCGGGGCCAAGGTGGTCAAGCACGGGAACCGTGCGGCGTCCTCGACCTCAGGTTCCGCGGACGTGCTGGAGGCCCTCGGAGTCCGGCTTGACCTGCCCATCCCACGGGTGGCCCTTAATGCCGAAGAAGCGGGCATTACTTTCTGCTTCGCCCAGGTCTTCCACCCCTCAATGCGGCATGCCGCCGTCGCGCGCCGTGAACTCGGCGTGCCCACGGCCTTTAACTTTCTGGGACCAATGATCAACCCGGCCCATGTGCAGGCCTCAGCGGTGGGCGTGGCCAATGAGCGGATGGCTCCGCTCGTGGCCGGTGTGCTGGCCAAGCGCGGCAGCAGGGGGCTCGTCTTCCGCGGGAACGACGGACTGGACGAGCTCACCACCACCGGCCCGTCCCGGGTGTGGGAGATCAGGCAGGGCTCGGTCACGGAGCAGATGTTCAACCCGCGCGAACTCGGCATCCGCCAGGCAACCCTGGCGGAGTTGCGCGGCGGGGACGCCGCAGCCAATGCAGCCGTCGTGCGATCGGTGCTCTCCGGTGCCCACGGCCCCGCGCGCGATGCGGCGCTGCTCAATGCCGCAGCAGGGCTCGTGGCTTTCGATCTTGACGCCGTCGGCCCGTTCAGCGGGCGGATGGCAGCGGCATTCAAGCGCGCGGAACACTCCATCGAGTCGGGCGCCGCCTCGGCCGTCCTGGACCGCTGGGTCGCGCTCTCCCGCAGCTGA
- a CDS encoding acyl-CoA dehydrogenase family protein, which yields MTTTSPDTGFTAETPAPFPAGTVEPGYILTEALGTDPAAVFAAIGEEDRQYWNRARNFVQDEVLPVIDGYWERAEYPVHLLRRLGELDLLRDGVPVDGCAGMSRMAAGLVTMEISRGDGSVATMIAVQGGLALRSIAECGSAAQKDRWLPAIAAGREFAAFALTEPTHGSDAVALESTATGTAGGFLLNGEKKWIGNGSVGGVSVVWARGADGQVHGYLVPQDSPGYTATKIEGKLALRAIWQAHIRLENVFVPEENVLPGAQSFKDTARVLLATRLGVAWSAVGHATACYETAVQYALQRQQFGRPLAASQIVQERLARMLSELGTMQLMVVQMTRLDEGGNLTPEQASLAKYTCTRIARTIASNARDLLGGNGILLANRVARHLADIEAIHTYEGTETMQALIIGRGITGISAFA from the coding sequence ATGACGACGACGTCGCCCGATACCGGGTTCACCGCCGAGACACCGGCCCCGTTCCCCGCCGGGACGGTGGAGCCCGGGTACATCCTCACCGAGGCCCTGGGCACCGATCCTGCCGCCGTTTTTGCCGCCATCGGCGAGGAGGACCGGCAGTACTGGAACCGGGCCCGGAACTTCGTCCAGGACGAGGTTCTCCCCGTGATCGACGGCTACTGGGAACGCGCGGAGTATCCGGTGCACCTGCTCCGGCGCCTGGGCGAGCTGGATCTGCTGCGGGACGGTGTCCCCGTGGACGGGTGCGCCGGGATGAGCAGGATGGCCGCCGGGCTGGTGACCATGGAAATCAGCCGCGGTGACGGCTCGGTTGCGACCATGATCGCTGTTCAGGGCGGCTTGGCCTTGCGGTCCATCGCGGAGTGCGGGTCCGCCGCGCAGAAGGACCGCTGGCTCCCGGCCATCGCTGCGGGCCGGGAGTTCGCTGCGTTTGCCTTGACCGAGCCCACCCATGGTTCGGACGCCGTGGCCCTGGAGTCCACGGCCACCGGCACGGCCGGCGGCTTCCTGCTCAACGGCGAGAAGAAATGGATCGGCAACGGCTCCGTAGGCGGCGTCAGCGTGGTGTGGGCCCGCGGCGCGGACGGTCAGGTCCACGGATACCTGGTCCCGCAGGACTCCCCCGGCTACACCGCCACCAAAATCGAGGGCAAGCTGGCCCTGCGCGCCATCTGGCAGGCGCACATCCGGCTGGAGAACGTCTTTGTTCCGGAAGAGAACGTCCTTCCCGGGGCGCAGTCGTTCAAGGACACCGCGCGCGTTCTGCTGGCCACCCGGCTGGGGGTGGCCTGGTCCGCCGTCGGACACGCCACCGCATGCTACGAAACAGCGGTGCAATACGCCCTGCAGCGTCAGCAGTTCGGCCGGCCGCTGGCCGCCTCCCAGATCGTCCAGGAACGGCTTGCCCGGATGCTCAGCGAACTGGGAACCATGCAGCTGATGGTGGTCCAGATGACCCGCCTTGACGAAGGAGGCAACCTCACACCCGAACAAGCCTCGCTGGCCAAGTACACCTGCACCCGCATCGCCCGGACCATCGCCTCCAACGCCCGGGACCTGCTCGGCGGCAACGGCATCCTGCTGGCGAACCGCGTCGCCCGGCACCTCGCCGATATCGAGGCGATCCACACCTACGAAGGCACCGAAACGATGCAGGCCCTCATCATCGGCCGCGGCATCACCGGAATCTCCGCGTTCGCGTGA
- a CDS encoding Lrp/AsnC ligand binding domain-containing protein, translating to MVTAFVLIKTDASRIPETAEEISALTGISEVYSVTGEWDLIAIARVPQHEDLAETIADKLSKVPGVMHTTTQIAFRAYSQHDLDAAFALGFEE from the coding sequence GTGGTCACCGCTTTCGTCCTGATTAAGACAGACGCTTCCCGCATACCGGAGACGGCAGAAGAAATCTCCGCTCTTACGGGCATCAGCGAGGTGTACTCCGTGACCGGCGAATGGGATCTGATTGCGATTGCCCGTGTTCCACAACACGAAGACCTTGCAGAGACCATCGCCGACAAGCTCTCCAAGGTGCCCGGCGTCATGCACACCACCACCCAGATAGCCTTCCGCGCCTATTCCCAGCACGACCTGGACGCTGCCTTCGCTTTAGGCTTCGAAGAGTAG
- a CDS encoding long-chain fatty acid--CoA ligase, with product MTTTSTTDFGTISVAAILAESARRTPDSTALIVGGDEITYASLWDETRAYAGALRARGIGPGDAVAVLIPNVPDFARVYYAILALGAVVVPVHALLKAREIDYVLQDSGARLLICAAPLLTEGAAGAHGTGIDVLTVMAPDDGGLRRLEAEAAASAPIDTYIPCRPSDTATILYTSGTTGKPKGALGTHFALVEQTSVLLTSVMDFKPGDVLFGGLPLFHTFGQTVVLNTGLRAGATVVLMPRFSGEGALELMDRHNVNIFLGVPTMYVALLEAAKTSQVRPSALRYGISGGASLPLAVMEKFLDVFGIDIHEGYGLTETSPVAAFNHVGTPPRPGTIGTAIWGVDIEIARAETVESIDLLPRGELGELVIRGHLLMKGYLNRPEATAEAIVDGWFRTGDLGTKDGDGYLRIVDRKKDMIIRNGYNVYPREVEEILLTHPQVVSAAVYGVPHEVHGQEVAAAIVLDAGATATDAELIAFASAQLAAYKYPRIIRLLTELPLGPSGKILKRNLAAAPAGAEA from the coding sequence ATGACCACCACCAGCACCACAGACTTCGGAACCATCTCCGTAGCAGCCATCCTGGCCGAATCCGCTCGACGGACGCCGGACAGCACGGCACTGATCGTCGGCGGCGATGAGATCACCTATGCGAGCCTCTGGGATGAAACCCGCGCCTACGCCGGGGCTTTGCGGGCGCGTGGCATCGGCCCCGGCGACGCCGTCGCCGTCCTGATCCCCAACGTTCCGGACTTCGCCCGGGTGTACTACGCCATCCTGGCGCTGGGCGCCGTCGTGGTTCCGGTCCACGCCCTGCTGAAGGCCCGCGAGATCGACTACGTGCTCCAGGACAGCGGCGCGCGGCTGCTGATCTGCGCCGCCCCCCTGTTGACAGAGGGCGCAGCAGGTGCCCACGGGACGGGGATCGACGTCCTGACCGTGATGGCGCCCGACGACGGCGGCCTGCGGCGGCTCGAAGCCGAAGCCGCCGCGTCCGCACCCATCGACACCTACATTCCCTGCCGTCCCTCCGACACGGCCACCATCCTGTACACCTCCGGCACCACCGGCAAACCCAAGGGCGCCCTCGGCACGCACTTCGCCCTGGTGGAACAGACGTCCGTCCTGCTGACGAGCGTCATGGATTTCAAACCCGGCGACGTGCTCTTCGGCGGTCTGCCGCTCTTCCACACCTTCGGCCAGACAGTGGTCCTCAACACGGGACTGCGGGCAGGTGCCACCGTCGTCCTGATGCCCCGCTTCAGCGGTGAGGGCGCCCTGGAGCTGATGGATCGGCACAACGTGAACATCTTCCTGGGGGTGCCGACCATGTACGTGGCGCTTCTGGAAGCAGCCAAGACGTCGCAGGTCCGTCCGTCCGCCCTGCGCTACGGCATCTCCGGCGGAGCGTCACTCCCCCTGGCCGTCATGGAAAAATTCCTCGACGTCTTCGGCATCGATATCCACGAAGGATACGGCCTGACCGAAACGTCCCCCGTCGCCGCGTTCAACCACGTGGGCACACCGCCGCGCCCCGGAACGATAGGAACCGCCATCTGGGGTGTCGACATTGAAATCGCCCGGGCCGAAACCGTGGAAAGCATCGACCTGCTGCCCCGCGGCGAACTCGGCGAGCTGGTCATCCGCGGACACCTGCTCATGAAGGGCTACCTCAACCGGCCGGAGGCCACCGCCGAGGCGATCGTCGACGGCTGGTTCCGCACCGGAGACCTTGGCACCAAGGACGGGGACGGCTACCTGCGGATCGTGGACCGCAAGAAGGACATGATCATCCGCAACGGTTACAACGTTTACCCCCGGGAAGTGGAGGAAATCCTCCTGACCCACCCGCAGGTGGTCAGCGCCGCCGTCTACGGGGTTCCGCACGAGGTCCATGGCCAGGAAGTCGCCGCAGCGATCGTGCTGGACGCGGGAGCCACCGCCACCGATGCCGAGCTGATCGCCTTCGCCAGCGCGCAACTGGCGGCCTACAAGTACCCGCGGATCATCCGGCTGCTCACCGAGCTCCCCCTCGGGCCCAGCGGAAAAATCCTCAAACGGAACCTGGCCGCCGCACCCGCGGGGGCGGAGGCCTAA